In the genome of Streptomyces lydicus, the window GCACGGCGGCCTGCGCGCCGAGGTCGGGGAGGACGGGCTCGGCATAGGGGCGGTCGCTGCCGCTGACGACGACATCGATGCCCGCCGCCCGGACCAGCGCGTCGACCGCACGGGTTCCGTACGAGGACGTCTCGTAGAACGCCTTGCAGTCCACCCGGCCGCGGTCCCGGCCGCCGCCGCGGGCGACCAGCCGTTCGCCGTGCAGCGGGGCCAGGCCGGCCAGGGCCGCGAAGCAGACCCGCAGGTCCGGGTGGCGCGGCCGGCCGAAGGCGCGGAAGGCGAACCACGAGGCGTGCAGCTGCTGGAGGTAGGGGACCAGGGCGGGCCACCAGGCGGGGGCGTCCCGGTCCGCGGCCGGGGCCGGGCCGGGGTGGACGAACAGCGGCGCGTCCCGCTCGGCGACGGCGTCCAGCAGCGGTGCGCAGCGGGCCCATCCGGCGGCGTCGAGCAGGGCGGTGGCGGGCAGTTGCAGCCCCACGCAGCCGCGGGCCAGCTCGCGCCGCAGCGCGTCGGGGTCCGGGTCGGGTGCGGACAGGCAGGCCGAGGCCCAGACGCCGAAGGGGGCGGGCAGGTCCAGCGCGCCGTCGTGGAAGGCGGCGAGCAGGGGTGCGGCCTCGGCGGGCGGCAGGTATTCGATGCCGAGCGGGCTGGAGAGCGACACCAGGGCCAGATCGAGGCCGTCGGCACGGGCGAGCCGGGCGCGGGCCGCGATGTCGTGGTCGGCGGGATCGACGGCGTACGGGGGCTCGCCCGGCAGGTGCAGCGTCCAGCCGTCCAGCCGCGGCGGTGCACTGCGGGACCGCAGCAGCGCGAGGAATCCGGGCGGCCAGAGGTGCTGGTGGACGTCGGTGGGCACGAGCCTCCCTCGGGGTGTGGGCGGTGGTGTGGGCGTTGGTGCGGTGGGGCGGGGCGGCGCGCGTCGTCGTGGCCCGCGCCCCGGACCGCTCGCTCCACCGCCGTGCTCAACCGCGTGCTTAACCGCTTCACTGATGCGTTTAAGTGAAACGCTTAACCGACGACGCTGTCAAGGCCCTGCCGGATCCGGCGGGCCGTTGCCGCCCCGGGGTGCCGCCCGGCGGGCGCCGCATCGTGACCGGCTGCCGCGCCCTCCTTGGGTAGGCTTCCGGACATGGCCAGGCCCAATAAGCGCACCACCCTCCGCGAGGTGGCCGAGGCCACCGGCCTCTCCACCGCGGCCGTCTCCTACGCGTTGCGCGGCAAGCACGTCTCCAAGGAAACCGAGGAGCGGGTGCGCAAGGCCGCCGCCGAGCTCGGCTACGAGGCCGATCCGATCGCCCGCGCCCTCGCCAGCGGCCGTACGAGCACGGTCGGGGTGCTCGCCGGTGATCTGCAGGACCTCTGGCAGCAGCAGCTGATGGCGGCGATAGGGCGTGAGCTGCTGGCCGGCGACCGCTATGCGCTGATCCTCGACGCGGGCGGCGACCCCGGACGGGAGCTGGCCCTCGCCAAGCAGCTGCGCGACCAGCGGGTGGACGGCCTGCTGGTCTCGCCCGTCGACCCGTCCGCCGAGGGCTGGTCGGCGATCGCCGACGCGGTGCCGGTGGTCTCCATCGGCGACGCCCTCAGCCGGGCCCGTACGGCGGGCGAAGTGCTCTTCGACAACCGGGCCGGCATCGATGCCGTCCTGGACTACCTCCGGGGGCTGGGGCACCGCCGGGTCACCGTGCTGACCCCCACCGGCCCGTCCACCCCCGACCGCCCCGCCGACGTCTATGTGCGCGAGGCCGCCGACCGGCTCGGCATCGAGGCCGAAGTCCTGCCCTGTCCGCAGGAGTTGGGGGAGGCGACCGCGATGGCCCGCCGGGTCCTGGCCAACAGCCCGGACGGCCGCCGTCCGGCCGGTCCCGTCCCGGTCACCGCCGTCTTCTGCTTCTCCGACTCCATCGCCTACGGCGTCTACGCGGCCGCCGCCGAGGCCTCCCTCACCGTCGGCCGTGACCTCTCGGTCGTCGGCTTCGACGACCACCCCGTCTCCCGGGTCCTCACCCCGCCCCTGACCACCGTCGACTGGGGCCTGAGCGAGATCGCCAAGGAGGCCGCCCGCCTCGCGGTCGCCGCCATCGAGGGCCGCCGGGTCCGCCGCAAGCGCATCCTGTGCGCCCCGCGCCTCTCGGAACGGGGGTCGGCGGTGGCGGCGCGGCGGTAGCGGGGCACCCGAAAGGCCTTCCTGTGGCCCGCAGGTGGCGCCCCGTCAGCTCGCTCGATTGCCGAACTTCCCCGTAAGCGGCCGCGTTTACCCCGAAATTACTTGCTATGGATCTTGCATTTGCGACGTCACCCATAGGCTGATCAAGGAATCGATCCACACGGGGAAACGGGGATATATGAGGTTCCGTAAGACCGCTGCGACCGCACTCACCGCACTGACCCTTACGGGGATGGCCGGTCCTGCCTCCGCGCACAGTGCGCCGCATTCCGCGAAATCGGTGAGTTCCGTCAAGGGCTTCAAGCTGAAGTCGCTCAGGTCGCCGGACGCCAAAACGCTGACGGCCACCCTTTCCATGCCCGCCGGGTACCACTTCACCGTGGCCGGCAAGAAGCTGGAGCTGGTCGGTCCCGGCCATCGGACGGTCGGTTCGCTGGGCACCGCCATCAAACTGAAGAACGGCAAGACGGCGCACGTCAGCTACCGTGCCGAGGGCGCCACGGTGACCGTGCGGGCGACCCGTAGCTTCCGGGATCTCGGCGTCACCGCGCGGAGCGTGGCGGCCGAGAGCTACGCCGAGTGCGCCGACGGCAAGATCAAGGATTATGTGGTGTCCGGCGGGATAGGCGGCTGTATAGCGGGCGCCGAGACCGGGTGTGCCGCGGGCGCCACGGCGGGGGCTTTCGGAGGCCTGGTATCCGGCGCGGTGCTTTCGCTTTCCGATTGCTGATGGCGGGCAAGCGCTGTTGACGGGCAAGTGCTGAAGATGGGCAAGAAATGAGAAAGGCGCTGATCGCCGGAGTTCTCGTGGTCGTGGTCGTTTTCGCGCTCACGCACACCGTGTTCTCCGGATTGACGGAACCTGCCCGGCTCGGGCTGAGCATCGTGGCCGGAGCGGTCGTCGGAGGGGTGTTGCGCGGCGTGCAGTTGCGCAGATGACCTGAGACGCGGGGGCGGGCCGGACCGTGGGGTCCGGCCCGCCTTTGCGTCGTTCCACCGGGGGCGGCTCCCGGGGTCTCCCGCGTCCCGGTTCCCCGGGTTCTTACGCGACCGGCCCCCGGCTGCGGAGCCCCGTGCCGAGGAGCAGACTGGTGCGGGATGCTCCGGTAGCGTCGGGCGCGTGCCGGCGGTCGGCCGACGGGCGGATGGGTGGGTCCTCGATGAAACGGTCCTCGACGAGCGGAACCACGGCGGACGGCGGGGCCGGACCGGTGGCCGGCGGCACGGGCCGCCCGCCCCGGACCGAGCCCGCGGACGCGAAGGAACCCGTGGCCCGGCAGGAGCCCGTGGACCGGCTGGAGGCCCACCGCACCGAGCTGACCGGCTACTGCTACCGGATGCTGGGCTCGGCGTTCGAGGCCGAGGACGCCGTGCAGGAGACGATGGTGCGGGCCTGGCGGGCCTACGACCGGTTCGAGGGGCGGGCGTCCCTGCGGTCCTGGCTCTACCGGATCGCCACGAATGTGTGCCTGGACCTGCTCAAGGGTGGTCAGCGCCGGGCCCGGCCGATGGATCTCGCCTCCCCGTCGAGCGTGGACGGCCCCATCGGCACCGGCCTGCCCGAGGCGACCTGGATCGGGCCCGTACCGGACCAGCGGGTGCTGGCGTCCGCGGCGGACCCGGCGGAGACCGCCGTCGCCCGGGAGTCGGTCCGCCTGGCGTTCATCGCCGCGCTGCAGCGGCTGGCGCCCCGGCAGCGGGCGGTGCTGATCCTGAGGGAAGTGCTCAGCTGGTCGGCGAGTGAGGTCGCCGAGCTGCTGGGCAGCTCGGTCGCCTCGGTCAACAGCGCCCTGCAGCGGGCCCGCGCGACGCTCGCCGCCTCCGGTGACGCCGCCGACGTGGTGCGGCAGCCGCTGGACGACGCCCAGCAGGCGCTGCTGCGGCGCTATGTCGACGCCTTCGAACGGTTCGACATGGACGCGCTCACGGCCGTGCTGCACGAGGACTCCACGCTCTCCATGCCGCCGCTGGAGCTGTGGCTGCGCGGCCGCGAGGACATCGTGAAGTGGATGCTGGGGCCGGGCTGCGGCTGCGAGGGGTCGCGTCTGGTGCCGGTCGCGGCGAACGGCCGGCCGGCGTTCGGGCAGTACCGCGCGGACGGCACGCCCTGGGCGATCCAGGTCATCGAGACGGCGGAGGGCCGGGTCACCGCGCTGCAGTGCTTCCTGGACACCGAGCGGCTGTTCCCGCTGTTCGGCCTGCCGCTCCGGCACGGCGGCCCGCCGCCCGGGTGAGGCCCGCCGCCCGGGTGAGGCGTGCGGTGGCGCGAGGCGTGCGGCCGCCGCCGGGGCTCAGCTCACCTTGTGCTTCTTCAGCCAGGCGTCGGCCACCCGGTCCGGGTCCTGCTTCTCCTTGTCGACGAGGCGGTTGAGCTCGGTGAGGTCGGCGGTGGTGAGGGTGTTGCCCAGCCGGGCCAGGGCCTTGCGGACCTTGGAGTCGGCCTTGCGGGCGGCGATCAGCGGGACGATGTGCTGGGCGGGGATGAGGTGCTTGGGGTCCGCGAGCAGGACCCAGCCGTTCTCCGCGGTGTCGACGTCGGTGGTGAAGACGTTGCCGACGTCGATATCGCCCTTCTTCAGTGCGCCCTTGACCAGCGGACCGGAGGAGTCCAGCGCCTTGAACTCCTTGAATTCCACCCCGTACTGGTCCTTGAGGCCGACGAGCCCGACGACCCGCTTCTTCATCTCGGCGGCCGCGCCGAACACCAGCTTGCCGTTGACCTTGCGCAGATCGGCGAGCGTCTTCAGGCCGTAGCGGTCGGCGGTCGCGCGGGTCACCGCGAAGCTGTCGCGGTCCTCGGCGGCCGCGTAGGGCAGGATCTCCAGGCCGTCGGGGAGCACGGTGGCCAGCGCGTTCTGCATCGCGCCCGCCTCGGTCTCGGTGGCCTTCTTGTCGAGGTAGAGCAGCAGACTGCCCTGGTACTCGGGGAGCAGGTCGATATCGCCGGAGCGCAGCGCGGGGACCACGATCTCGCGGGAGCCGAGGTTGGGCTTGACGGTGGCCTTGACCCCGGCGGCGGTCAGCACGCCCGCGTAGAGGTAGCCGAGGACCTGGTTCTCGGTGAAGTTGGCGGTGCCGATGACCAGTCCGCCGGTGCTGCTGCCGCTGTCGCCGCCGGCGCCGTCCCCCTTGAGGGAGGTGATGCCGGAGGAACAGGCGGCCAGCAGCGGGGCCGAGGCGCCGGCGAGGAGAGCGGTCAAGGCGGTACGGCGGTTCATGGGCGGGCTCCTCGGGTGCGTACGTAGGGGGCGGGGGCGGCGGGTGCTCAGCGTGCGGGTGGCCGGGCGGCAGGCGGTCAGCGTGCGGTGGCCGGGCGGCCGCGGAACAGCAGCCGGGTCAGCCCGCCCAGTGCCAGGTCGGCGACGACGGCGAGCACGGCTACCAGGGCCGCACCGCCGAGGACCTGCACCAGGTCGCGCTGCGCCAGCCCGTCGAAGACATAGCGGCCCAGCCCGCCGAAGCTGACATAGGCGGCGATGGTGGCGGTGGCGACGACCTGCACGGTCGCCAGCCGTACGCCGGTCATGATCAGCGGGAGCGCGAGCGGGAGTTCGACCTGCCACAGGACCTGGTGGCCGCGCAGCCCCACGCCCTTGGCGGCGTCCTTGACCTCGGGGTCGACGGCGGCCATCCCCGCGTACGTATTGGTGATGATCACCGGCACGGCGAGCGCGACCAGCGACACATACACCGGCCACACGCTCAGCCCGCCCGCGAGGAAGACCAGGGTGACCAGGCCGACGGTGGGCAGCGCCCGGCCGAAGGAGGAGAGGTTGACGGCGAGGAAGGCGCCGCGTCCGGTGTGCCCGATGAGCAGGCCGACGGGCAGCGCGATCACGGCCGCGGCGAGGGTGGCGAGCACCGAGTACTCCAGGTGCTCCAGGATGCGTGCGGCGATGCCCTCGGGGCCCGACCACTGGGCCGGGCTGGTCAGCCAGGCGGCGAGGTTCTTCAGGAGTTCGAGCATCGGCGCGTCACGCTGCCTTCCGCCGCAGAGAGGTGCGCTGCCGGGAGGTGCCGCGCCGCCAGGGGGTGCACAGCCACTGGACGGTCACCAGCAGCGCGTCGGCGACCAGGGCGAGCAGCAGGGTCAGGGCCACACCGGCGATGACCGGGGTGGGGAAGTTGCGCTGGAAGCCGTCGGTGAAGAGCTGGCCGAGGCCGCCGTAGCCGATGTAGCTCGCCACGCTGACCAGGGAGATGGACATGACGGTGGCGACCCGGACGCCCGCCATGATCACCGGGAGGGCGAGCGGCAGCTCGACGGTGAGCAGGGTGCGCAGCGGCCCGGTCCCCATTGCGGCCGATGCCTCACGGACCTTGACCGGGACCGCGTCCAGCCCCTCGACGGTGTTCCGTACGAGGACGACCAGGGTGTACGCGGTCAGACCGACGATCGCGGTGGTGCGGGTGAGGCCGGTGACCGGCAGGAGGAGGACGAAGAAGGCTAGGGAGGGGATGGTGTAGAGGATGTTGGACGCGCCCAGGATGATGCCGCGCAGCGGCCGTATCCGGTGGGCGAGGACCGCCAGCGGCAGCGCGATCAGCAGGCCGAGGAGGACGGCGGGTACGGCGGTGGCGAGGTGGTCGGCGGTCAGGCGGGCCATCTCGTCGGCGTGGTCGGGGAACCAGCCCCACTCGATGGTCATGCGGGGCGCTCCGTGGCGGAGGGGGGCTTGGGGGGCTCGGCGTCTTCGGGGGTGTCGCCGGGGCTGTCCGTGGGGGTGTCTGCGGGGGCGTGCGCTTCGGGGGCGGGCGTCCCCGGGGCGGGCCTCCCGGGGGTCGGCTCGGGGGCGGCGGTCCCGGCGGTCGGCGCCCGGCCCGCCTCCGCGTGGCTGCGGCCCGCCCGGTCGTGGATGGCGTCGCGGGAGGTGAGGCCGGTCAGCAGCCCGTCGTCGGAGACCCGGACGACGGCTGCGGCGGGAGAGGAGACCGCCTCGTTGAGCGCCGAGAGCAGCGAATCGCCGTCGCGCAGCGGCCGTACGGCCTCCAGCGGGGCCTCGCCGGCCGTCCCGCCGGCGGGCAGTGCGTCGGTGTCCAGCCACCCCAGCGGTTCCCCGCGCGGTGAGGTCACCACCCGCCAGCGGCCGCCGTCGCGGGGTATCCGGCCGACCGGGTCGTCGGCGCGTATCGCCCGGCCGGGGGCGTACGGAACATCCGCGAGGGTGGTGAGCGAGAGCAGCTTCAGCCCGCGCTCGGCGCCCAGGAAGCCGGCGACGAAGTCATCGGCGGGGCGGGCCAGCAGCTCGGCGGGCTCGGCGCACTGGACGAGCCGGCCGCCGGTGCGGAAGACCGCGATCCGGTC includes:
- a CDS encoding amidohydrolase, with the translated sequence MPTDVHQHLWPPGFLALLRSRSAPPRLDGWTLHLPGEPPYAVDPADHDIAARARLARADGLDLALVSLSSPLGIEYLPPAEAAPLLAAFHDGALDLPAPFGVWASACLSAPDPDPDALRRELARGCVGLQLPATALLDAAGWARCAPLLDAVAERDAPLFVHPGPAPAADRDAPAWWPALVPYLQQLHASWFAFRAFGRPRHPDLRVCFAALAGLAPLHGERLVARGGGRDRGRVDCKAFYETSSYGTRAVDALVRAAGIDVVVSGSDRPYAEPVLPDLGAQAAVHALRTANPARLLGPTKGARP
- a CDS encoding LacI family DNA-binding transcriptional regulator, encoding MARPNKRTTLREVAEATGLSTAAVSYALRGKHVSKETEERVRKAAAELGYEADPIARALASGRTSTVGVLAGDLQDLWQQQLMAAIGRELLAGDRYALILDAGGDPGRELALAKQLRDQRVDGLLVSPVDPSAEGWSAIADAVPVVSIGDALSRARTAGEVLFDNRAGIDAVLDYLRGLGHRRVTVLTPTGPSTPDRPADVYVREAADRLGIEAEVLPCPQELGEATAMARRVLANSPDGRRPAGPVPVTAVFCFSDSIAYGVYAAAAEASLTVGRDLSVVGFDDHPVSRVLTPPLTTVDWGLSEIAKEAARLAVAAIEGRRVRRKRILCAPRLSERGSAVAARR
- a CDS encoding sigma-70 family RNA polymerase sigma factor, which translates into the protein MKRSSTSGTTADGGAGPVAGGTGRPPRTEPADAKEPVARQEPVDRLEAHRTELTGYCYRMLGSAFEAEDAVQETMVRAWRAYDRFEGRASLRSWLYRIATNVCLDLLKGGQRRARPMDLASPSSVDGPIGTGLPEATWIGPVPDQRVLASAADPAETAVARESVRLAFIAALQRLAPRQRAVLILREVLSWSASEVAELLGSSVASVNSALQRARATLAASGDAADVVRQPLDDAQQALLRRYVDAFERFDMDALTAVLHEDSTLSMPPLELWLRGREDIVKWMLGPGCGCEGSRLVPVAANGRPAFGQYRADGTPWAIQVIETAEGRVTALQCFLDTERLFPLFGLPLRHGGPPPG
- a CDS encoding ABC transporter substrate-binding protein, translated to MNRRTALTALLAGASAPLLAACSSGITSLKGDGAGGDSGSSTGGLVIGTANFTENQVLGYLYAGVLTAAGVKATVKPNLGSREIVVPALRSGDIDLLPEYQGSLLLYLDKKATETEAGAMQNALATVLPDGLEILPYAAAEDRDSFAVTRATADRYGLKTLADLRKVNGKLVFGAAAEMKKRVVGLVGLKDQYGVEFKEFKALDSSGPLVKGALKKGDIDVGNVFTTDVDTAENGWVLLADPKHLIPAQHIVPLIAARKADSKVRKALARLGNTLTTADLTELNRLVDKEKQDPDRVADAWLKKHKVS
- a CDS encoding ABC transporter permease produces the protein MLELLKNLAAWLTSPAQWSGPEGIAARILEHLEYSVLATLAAAVIALPVGLLIGHTGRGAFLAVNLSSFGRALPTVGLVTLVFLAGGLSVWPVYVSLVALAVPVIITNTYAGMAAVDPEVKDAAKGVGLRGHQVLWQVELPLALPLIMTGVRLATVQVVATATIAAYVSFGGLGRYVFDGLAQRDLVQVLGGAALVAVLAVVADLALGGLTRLLFRGRPATAR
- a CDS encoding ABC transporter permease codes for the protein MTIEWGWFPDHADEMARLTADHLATAVPAVLLGLLIALPLAVLAHRIRPLRGIILGASNILYTIPSLAFFVLLLPVTGLTRTTAIVGLTAYTLVVLVRNTVEGLDAVPVKVREASAAMGTGPLRTLLTVELPLALPVIMAGVRVATVMSISLVSVASYIGYGGLGQLFTDGFQRNFPTPVIAGVALTLLLALVADALLVTVQWLCTPWRRGTSRQRTSLRRKAA
- a CDS encoding ABC transporter ATP-binding protein codes for the protein MIKFDAVSKRYPNGTTAVDELSLDLPEGGVTVLVGSSGCGKTTTLRMVNRMVEPTSGRISVGGRDIQEADAAELRRGIGYVIQQSGLFPHRTILDNIATVPLLLGWGRRKARARAGELLELVGLPADAGKRYPHQLSGGQQQRVGVARALAADPPVLLMDEPFGAVDPVVRTQLQNELLRLQEELRKTVVFVTHDIDEAVRLGDRIAVFRTGGRLVQCAEPAELLARPADDFVAGFLGAERGLKLLSLTTLADVPYAPGRAIRADDPVGRIPRDGGRWRVVTSPRGEPLGWLDTDALPAGGTAGEAPLEAVRPLRDGDSLLSALNEAVSSPAAAVVRVSDDGLLTGLTSRDAIHDRAGRSHAEAGRAPTAGTAAPEPTPGRPAPGTPAPEAHAPADTPTDSPGDTPEDAEPPKPPSATERPA